The proteins below come from a single Dermatophilaceae bacterium Soc4.6 genomic window:
- a CDS encoding nitrate reductase subunit alpha, with the protein MTQTPKRPRHTPALDDPLTQALVRSRRFFTKGVVSDDLRTLSKVGGREADDFYRDRWSHDKVVRSTHGVNCTGSCSWKVYVKDGIITWETQQTDYPSVGPDSPEYEPRGCPRGAAFSWYTYSPTRVRYPYVRGVLLQMFREAKAQHGGDPVRAWEHVVENPQRARAYKSARGKGGLVRATWEEASEIVAAAHVHTIKKYGPDRVAGFSPIPAMSMVSHASGARFVNLIGGSMLSFYDWYADLPVASPQVFGDQTDVPESGDWWNAGYLIMWGSNLPVTRTPDAHWMTEARYRGQKVIAVAPDYADNVKFADEWLPAKPGTDGALAMAMGHVVLQEFFVDKTTPYFTQYVKTYTDLPHLVRLDDAGEGEYTAGKFLTAADLASHASDENADFKTVVIDSATGEPVVPNGSLGHRYGEAGVGRWNLELGDVDPVLSLLESATESVVVRLPRFDTPDGAAADLPRGVPVRRVDGHLVTTVFDLLMAQYGVARPGLPGTWPTGYDDATSPCTPAWQEAITGVPAATAARVGREFAQNAEDSTGRSMIVMGAGTNHWFHSDTIYRAFLTLTNLTGCQGVNGGGWAHYVGQEKVRPITGYNQIANALDWNRPPRNMIQTAFWYLHTDQFRYDQFGADTLSATTGKGQLAGKSTADVIAQSARMGWMPSYPTFDRNPLDLSDDAAAAGKPVGEYVVEQLKSGDLEFAGEDPDAPGNYPRILSIWRANLLGSSGKGNEYFLKHLLGTDSSVRATETPEGQRPVDVRWRDEAPEGKLDLLMTIDFRQTSTTIFSDVVLPAATWYEKHDLNTTDMHPFVHSFNPAIAPPWQTRTDWDAWQTIAATFSELAATHLGVRKDVVAVALTHDTPDAMANPHGVVRDWKKGECEPIPGVTMPKLVEVERDYGAVAEKMNALGPLVDTLGATTKGVTFELGKQVDYLRAKNGAVRGGVADGRPSLKRDVFVCEAILAMSGTTNGHLATQGFTTLEKRTGVRLADLASEHEGKQITFADTQGPPVPVITSPEWSGSETGGRRYSPFTINVERKKPWHTLTGRMHFYLDHDWMTELGEGLPVYRPPLNMAALFREPVLGNISDGSGGQVEGLTVRYLTPHNKWSIHSEYQDNLFMLSLSRGGQNIWMSDRDAAKVGIVDNDWIEAVNRNGVVVARAIVSHRMPEGTVYMYHAQDRLIDVPLAETSGKRGGIHNSLTRLLVKPSHLIGGYAQLTFAFNYLGPTGNQRDEVTIIRKRSQDVTY; encoded by the coding sequence ATGACCCAGACCCCCAAGCGGCCACGTCACACCCCTGCGCTCGACGACCCCTTGACCCAGGCGCTGGTCCGCAGCCGCCGGTTCTTCACCAAGGGCGTCGTCTCCGACGACCTGCGGACGCTGTCGAAGGTGGGGGGGCGCGAGGCCGACGACTTCTATCGTGACCGGTGGAGCCACGACAAGGTCGTCCGCTCGACCCACGGTGTCAACTGCACCGGCTCGTGCTCGTGGAAGGTCTACGTCAAGGACGGGATCATCACCTGGGAGACCCAGCAGACCGACTACCCGTCGGTCGGTCCGGACTCCCCGGAGTACGAGCCGCGCGGATGCCCTCGCGGAGCAGCCTTCTCCTGGTACACCTACTCGCCGACCCGGGTCCGCTACCCCTACGTGCGCGGGGTGCTGCTCCAGATGTTCCGGGAGGCCAAGGCCCAGCACGGCGGTGACCCGGTGCGGGCCTGGGAGCACGTCGTCGAGAACCCCCAGCGGGCCCGGGCCTACAAGTCCGCCCGTGGCAAGGGAGGTCTGGTGCGGGCCACGTGGGAGGAGGCCAGCGAGATCGTCGCCGCCGCCCACGTGCACACCATCAAGAAGTACGGCCCCGACCGGGTCGCCGGCTTCTCGCCGATCCCCGCGATGTCGATGGTCTCCCACGCATCGGGGGCCCGGTTCGTCAACCTCATCGGCGGCTCGATGCTGAGCTTCTACGACTGGTACGCCGACCTGCCCGTCGCCTCGCCCCAGGTCTTCGGTGACCAGACCGACGTCCCGGAGTCGGGCGACTGGTGGAACGCGGGCTACCTGATCATGTGGGGGTCCAACCTGCCGGTCACCCGCACGCCCGACGCGCACTGGATGACCGAGGCCCGCTACCGCGGCCAGAAGGTCATCGCCGTCGCCCCTGACTACGCCGACAACGTGAAGTTCGCCGACGAGTGGCTACCAGCCAAGCCAGGCACGGACGGCGCGCTCGCGATGGCGATGGGCCACGTCGTCCTCCAGGAGTTCTTCGTCGACAAGACGACCCCCTACTTCACGCAGTACGTCAAGACCTACACCGACCTGCCCCACCTCGTGCGGCTGGACGACGCGGGGGAGGGCGAGTACACCGCCGGCAAGTTCCTCACCGCCGCCGACCTCGCCAGCCACGCGTCGGACGAGAACGCCGACTTCAAGACCGTGGTCATCGACTCCGCGACCGGGGAGCCCGTCGTCCCCAACGGCTCCCTCGGGCACCGCTACGGCGAGGCTGGCGTGGGCAGGTGGAACCTCGAGCTCGGCGACGTCGACCCGGTTCTCTCCCTGCTCGAGAGCGCGACCGAGTCGGTGGTGGTGCGCCTGCCGCGCTTCGACACCCCCGACGGTGCCGCCGCCGACCTGCCCCGTGGCGTCCCCGTACGCCGCGTCGACGGGCACCTCGTCACCACGGTCTTCGACCTGCTCATGGCGCAGTACGGCGTCGCGCGGCCGGGACTGCCGGGCACCTGGCCCACCGGCTACGACGACGCGACCTCGCCCTGCACCCCGGCCTGGCAGGAGGCCATCACCGGCGTCCCGGCTGCGACCGCGGCCCGCGTCGGGCGCGAGTTCGCCCAGAACGCCGAGGACTCCACGGGTCGCTCGATGATCGTCATGGGCGCCGGCACCAACCACTGGTTCCACTCCGACACGATCTACCGCGCCTTCCTCACCCTCACCAACCTCACCGGCTGCCAGGGCGTCAACGGCGGCGGGTGGGCGCACTACGTCGGCCAGGAGAAGGTCCGCCCGATCACCGGCTACAACCAGATCGCCAACGCCCTCGACTGGAACCGACCGCCGCGCAACATGATCCAGACCGCGTTCTGGTACCTCCACACCGACCAGTTCCGCTACGACCAGTTCGGCGCAGACACGCTGTCGGCCACCACCGGCAAGGGGCAGCTGGCCGGCAAGTCGACCGCCGACGTCATCGCCCAGAGCGCCCGCATGGGCTGGATGCCGTCCTACCCGACGTTCGACCGCAACCCGCTCGACCTCAGCGACGACGCTGCCGCGGCCGGGAAGCCGGTGGGGGAGTACGTCGTCGAGCAGCTCAAGTCAGGAGACCTGGAGTTCGCCGGGGAGGACCCGGATGCTCCGGGGAACTACCCGCGCATCCTCTCGATCTGGCGGGCCAACCTGCTCGGCTCCTCGGGCAAGGGCAACGAGTACTTCCTCAAGCACCTGCTCGGCACCGACTCGTCGGTGCGGGCGACCGAGACGCCGGAGGGCCAGCGGCCGGTCGACGTGCGCTGGCGGGACGAGGCACCCGAGGGCAAGCTCGACCTGCTGATGACGATCGACTTCCGCCAGACGAGCACGACGATCTTCTCCGACGTCGTCCTGCCGGCCGCCACCTGGTACGAGAAGCACGACCTCAACACCACCGACATGCACCCCTTCGTGCACTCGTTCAACCCCGCCATCGCCCCGCCCTGGCAGACCCGCACCGACTGGGATGCCTGGCAGACCATCGCCGCGACGTTCAGCGAGCTGGCCGCCACCCACCTCGGCGTGCGCAAGGACGTCGTCGCGGTCGCTCTGACGCACGACACCCCCGACGCGATGGCCAACCCGCACGGCGTCGTCCGCGACTGGAAGAAGGGCGAGTGCGAGCCCATCCCCGGCGTCACCATGCCGAAGCTCGTGGAGGTCGAGCGCGACTACGGCGCCGTCGCCGAGAAGATGAACGCCCTCGGGCCGCTGGTGGACACGCTCGGGGCGACCACCAAGGGCGTGACCTTCGAGCTCGGTAAGCAGGTCGACTACCTGCGGGCCAAGAACGGCGCCGTCCGCGGAGGGGTGGCCGACGGCCGCCCGTCGCTCAAGCGCGACGTCTTCGTCTGCGAGGCCATCCTCGCGATGTCGGGCACCACCAACGGGCACCTCGCGACCCAGGGGTTCACGACCCTCGAGAAGCGCACCGGCGTGCGGCTCGCCGACCTCGCGTCGGAGCACGAGGGCAAGCAGATCACGTTCGCCGACACCCAGGGACCGCCGGTCCCGGTGATCACCTCCCCGGAGTGGTCGGGCTCGGAGACCGGGGGGCGGCGCTACTCGCCGTTCACGATCAACGTCGAGCGCAAGAAGCCGTGGCACACCCTGACGGGTCGGATGCACTTCTACCTCGACCACGACTGGATGACCGAGCTGGGGGAGGGGCTGCCGGTCTACCGGCCCCCGCTCAACATGGCGGCCCTCTTCCGCGAACCCGTCCTGGGAAACATCTCTGACGGGTCGGGCGGGCAGGTCGAGGGGCTGACCGTGCGCTACCTGACGCCGCACAACAAGTGGTCGATCCACTCGGAGTACCAGGACAACCTCTTCATGCTGTCGCTCTCACGCGGCGGTCAGAACATCTGGATGAGCGACCGCGACGCGGCCAAGGTCGGCATCGTCGACAACGACTGGATCGAGGCGGTCAACCGCAACGGGGTCGTCGTGGCCCGCGCCATCGTCTCGCACCGCATGCCCGAGGGGACCGTGTACATGTACCACGCACAAGATCGGCTCATCGACGTCCCGCTCGCGGAGACGTCGGGCAAGCGAGGCGGCATCCACAACTCGCTCACCCGCCTGCTGGTCAAGCCGTCCCACCTGATCGGTGGCTACGCGCAGCTGACCTTCGCCTTCAACTACCTCGGTCCGACGGGCAACCAGCGCGACGAGGTCACCATCATCCGCAAGCGCAGCCAGGACGTGACGTACTGA
- the narH gene encoding nitrate reductase subunit beta produces the protein MRVMAQMAMVMNLDKCIGCHTCSVTCKQAWTNRSGTEYIWFNNVETRPGLGYPRTYEDQEKWQGGWELNSRGRMKLKAGGRFKNLMTIFSNPKLPSINEYYEPWTYDYATLTDAPAQAHTPVARPKSLISGKNMKIEWSANWDDDLGGSTATAHRDPMLKKIADKVKFEFEQTFMFYLPRICEHCLNPSCAASCPSGAIYKRAEDGIVLVDQEKCRGWRKCVSGCPYKKVYFNHRTGKAEKCTFCFPRIEVGLPTVCAETCVGRLRYIGLMLYDADKVLAAASTTDDQGLYEAQRDVFLDPFDPEVMREAEKAGIARDWVDAAQRSPIYALINTYKVALPLHPEYRTMPMVWYIPPLSPVVDVVAETGEDAEDTGNLFAAIDALRIPVEYLAELFTAGDVAPVDAVLKKLAAMRCYMRDINLGRDPDGAIPAAVGMTEEEMYDMYRLLAIAKYDERYVIPPAHAEQAHSLEELSTECSVSDYGGGQQDVFGEGSGTPTPIAVENFQMLQARQSSDALTGPENTGRRVNLLNWDGKGSPPGVFPPKGADS, from the coding sequence ATGAGGGTCATGGCGCAGATGGCGATGGTCATGAACCTCGACAAGTGCATCGGGTGCCACACCTGCTCGGTCACGTGCAAGCAGGCGTGGACCAACCGCTCGGGCACCGAGTACATCTGGTTCAACAACGTCGAGACGAGGCCGGGTCTCGGCTACCCCCGTACCTACGAGGACCAGGAGAAGTGGCAGGGCGGGTGGGAGCTCAACTCCCGAGGCCGGATGAAGCTCAAGGCGGGGGGCCGCTTCAAGAACCTCATGACGATCTTCTCCAACCCCAAGCTGCCCTCGATCAACGAGTACTACGAGCCGTGGACCTACGACTACGCCACGCTCACCGACGCACCCGCCCAGGCGCACACCCCGGTCGCCCGCCCGAAGTCGCTGATCAGCGGCAAGAACATGAAGATCGAGTGGTCGGCCAACTGGGACGACGACCTCGGCGGCTCCACGGCCACGGCCCACCGCGACCCGATGCTGAAGAAGATCGCCGACAAGGTGAAGTTCGAGTTCGAGCAGACCTTCATGTTCTACCTGCCGCGCATCTGCGAGCACTGCCTCAACCCGTCCTGTGCCGCGTCGTGCCCCAGCGGGGCGATCTACAAGCGGGCAGAGGACGGGATCGTCCTGGTCGACCAGGAGAAGTGCCGCGGCTGGCGCAAGTGCGTCTCGGGCTGCCCCTACAAGAAGGTCTACTTCAACCACCGCACCGGCAAGGCCGAGAAGTGCACGTTCTGCTTCCCGCGCATCGAGGTCGGCCTGCCCACCGTCTGCGCCGAGACCTGCGTCGGTCGGCTGCGCTACATCGGCCTGATGCTCTACGACGCGGACAAGGTCCTCGCGGCCGCGTCGACCACCGACGACCAGGGCCTCTACGAGGCCCAGCGCGACGTCTTCCTCGACCCCTTCGACCCCGAGGTGATGCGTGAGGCGGAGAAGGCGGGGATCGCGCGTGACTGGGTCGACGCCGCCCAGCGCTCCCCGATCTACGCCCTGATCAACACCTACAAGGTCGCCCTCCCGCTGCACCCGGAGTACCGCACGATGCCGATGGTCTGGTACATCCCACCCCTGTCGCCCGTGGTCGACGTCGTCGCCGAGACCGGTGAGGACGCCGAGGACACGGGCAACCTGTTCGCCGCCATCGACGCGCTGCGCATCCCGGTCGAGTACCTCGCCGAGCTGTTCACGGCCGGCGACGTCGCCCCGGTCGACGCCGTCCTCAAGAAGCTGGCCGCGATGCGCTGCTACATGCGCGACATCAACCTCGGGCGTGACCCCGACGGCGCCATACCTGCTGCCGTCGGCATGACCGAGGAGGAGATGTATGACATGTACCGCCTCCTGGCGATCGCGAAGTACGACGAGCGCTACGTGATCCCCCCGGCGCACGCCGAGCAGGCGCACTCGCTCGAGGAGCTGTCGACCGAGTGCTCGGTCTCGGACTACGGCGGCGGTCAGCAGGACGTCTTCGGTGAGGGCTCTGGCACCCCGACCCCCATCGCGGTCGAGAACTTCCAGATGCTGCAGGCCCGGCAGTCCTCCGACGCGCTCACCGGCCCGGAGAACACGGGCCGCCGGGTCAACCTGCTCAACTGGGACGGCAAGGGCTCACCTCCAGGGGTCTTCCCGCCGAAGGGGGCGGACTCGTGA
- the narJ gene encoding nitrate reductase molybdenum cofactor assembly chaperone yields MSARRPKPTLPPHQLTLVWQSVSLLLDYPDEALLDRVGLLRSAAADVPPAVGDSLGRFLDHLETTPLPQLQADYVETFDTRRRCNLFLTYFAHGDTRKRGMALLRFKQTYLSAGLELDHAELPDHLCVVLEFAATGDQSLGRDLMLDHRAGLELLRLSLRDLGSPWAGLLDAVTATLPPLAGDERDAVRRLAAAGPPEEEVGLAPFAAPQFSPAATTRGSIRLPMPSFPGAHA; encoded by the coding sequence GTGAGCGCCCGTCGACCGAAGCCGACCCTGCCGCCGCACCAGCTCACCCTCGTGTGGCAGTCGGTCTCGCTGCTCCTCGACTACCCCGACGAGGCGCTGCTCGACCGGGTCGGGCTGCTGCGGTCGGCTGCCGCTGACGTGCCTCCCGCGGTCGGGGACTCGCTGGGCCGCTTCCTCGACCACCTCGAGACCACCCCGCTGCCGCAGCTGCAGGCCGACTACGTCGAGACCTTCGACACCCGCCGGCGCTGCAACCTGTTCCTCACGTACTTCGCCCACGGCGACACCCGCAAGCGGGGCATGGCGCTGCTGAGGTTCAAGCAGACCTACCTCAGCGCCGGCCTCGAGCTCGACCACGCCGAGCTGCCCGACCACCTCTGCGTCGTCCTCGAGTTCGCCGCCACCGGAGACCAGTCGCTGGGCCGCGACCTCATGCTCGACCACCGCGCCGGGCTCGAGCTCCTGCGACTCTCGCTGCGGGACCTGGGCTCCCCGTGGGCCGGGTTGCTCGACGCGGTGACGGCGACCCTCCCGCCCCTGGCGGGCGACGAGCGTGACGCCGTACGTCGCCTGGCCGCCGCGGGCCCGCCCGAGGAGGAGGTGGGGCTCGCCCCCTTCGCCGCACCACAGTTCAGCCCCGCAGCGACCACCCGCGGCTCCATCCGCCTGCCGATGCCGTCCTTCCCGGGAGCCCACGCATGA
- the narI gene encoding respiratory nitrate reductase subunit gamma, whose amino-acid sequence MNEFLFVVVPYVCLTTFVVGHLWRYRYDKFGWTTRSSQLYENRLLRIGSPLFHFGMLGVVGGHVIGLLVPQSWTDAVGISETGYHVVAVVGGLLTGIAAVVGMAILIYRRRTTGPVFSATTVMDKVMYAFLAVVIILGMWNTVAGSILTIGGEYNYREGVSVWFRSFLAFHPDASLMANAPLGFQVHALVAFGLFALWPFTRLVHVFSAPVGYLTRPYIVYRSRDDTTLGSHRPRRGWDRVG is encoded by the coding sequence ATGAACGAGTTCCTCTTCGTCGTCGTCCCCTACGTGTGTCTCACGACGTTCGTCGTCGGGCACCTGTGGCGCTACCGCTACGACAAGTTCGGCTGGACGACCCGCTCGTCGCAGCTCTACGAGAACCGCCTGCTGCGCATCGGCAGCCCCCTGTTCCACTTCGGCATGCTCGGCGTCGTCGGCGGCCACGTCATCGGCCTCCTCGTGCCCCAGTCGTGGACCGACGCGGTGGGCATCAGCGAGACCGGGTACCACGTCGTCGCCGTCGTGGGCGGCCTCCTCACGGGCATCGCTGCGGTGGTCGGGATGGCGATCCTCATCTACCGACGGCGCACCACCGGCCCCGTCTTCTCGGCGACCACCGTCATGGACAAGGTCATGTACGCGTTCCTGGCGGTGGTCATCATCCTGGGGATGTGGAACACGGTCGCCGGGTCGATCCTCACCATCGGGGGCGAGTACAACTACCGCGAGGGCGTGTCGGTCTGGTTCCGCTCGTTCCTCGCGTTCCACCCCGACGCGTCCCTGATGGCGAACGCCCCGCTGGGCTTCCAGGTGCACGCACTGGTCGCCTTCGGGCTCTTCGCCCTCTGGCCCTTCACCCGGCTCGTGCACGTCTTCAGCGCGCCCGTCGGCTATCTCACCCGCCCCTACATCGTCTACCGCAGCCGCGACGACACGACGCTCGGCAGCCACCGACCCCGCCGCGGGTGGGACCGGGTCGGATGA
- a CDS encoding hemerythrin domain-containing protein, translating to MCEYCGCQSIPAIRELTSEHDAVVDQIGEVTRRLGDGNTAAAAEACRRITRILVPHTAVEEYGLFPAMAAEFPDQVESLQQEHRAIEAVLAECAAGTPPDPGWPERVLRALDLLREHILKEQDGVFPAALSVLRDDDWTLVDDIRDRVGNGLAPSP from the coding sequence ATGTGCGAGTACTGCGGATGCCAGAGCATCCCCGCGATCCGCGAGCTGACGTCGGAGCACGACGCCGTCGTCGACCAGATCGGCGAGGTCACCCGCCGGCTGGGCGACGGGAACACCGCCGCCGCCGCCGAGGCCTGTCGACGGATCACGCGCATCCTCGTTCCCCACACCGCCGTCGAGGAGTACGGTCTCTTCCCGGCGATGGCGGCCGAGTTCCCCGACCAGGTCGAGAGCCTCCAGCAGGAGCACCGGGCGATCGAGGCCGTCCTCGCCGAGTGCGCCGCCGGCACCCCGCCGGATCCTGGCTGGCCGGAGCGGGTGCTGCGCGCCCTCGACCTCCTGCGCGAACACATCCTCAAGGAGCAGGACGGCGTCTTCCCCGCCGCGTTGAGCGTCCTGCGCGACGACGACTGGACCCTGGTCGACGACATCCGAGACCGGGTTGGCAACGGTCTCGCCCCATCACCCTGA
- a CDS encoding LuxR family transcriptional regulator translates to MTEHTNTRPLGSEVEQLPRLTAELLEQARGQSAHRSARTIHSGSALRATVIALVSGSELAEHDAPPAATLQVLQGRVRLRWHDGERTLEQGEITDIPPARHALLALTDAVVLLTVALHAGPA, encoded by the coding sequence ATGACCGAGCACACCAACACCCGACCCCTGGGCTCCGAAGTGGAGCAGCTGCCCCGTCTGACGGCCGAGCTCCTCGAGCAGGCGCGCGGGCAGTCGGCGCACCGTTCCGCGCGCACCATCCACTCCGGCTCCGCCCTGCGCGCCACCGTCATCGCGCTCGTGTCCGGGTCGGAGCTGGCCGAGCACGACGCACCCCCCGCGGCCACCCTGCAGGTCCTGCAGGGCCGGGTGCGCCTGCGCTGGCACGACGGCGAGCGGACCCTCGAGCAGGGCGAGATCACCGACATCCCTCCTGCGCGGCACGCCCTGCTGGCGCTCACCGACGCCGTCGTGCTGCTCACCGTCGCCCTGCACGCAGGGCCGGCCTAG